One region of Xylanimonas ulmi genomic DNA includes:
- a CDS encoding SGNH/GDSL hydrolase family protein — protein MTDTRIPTAAPAPPPTGRPHRRSRRPRRLVLAALAVAALAAATAALVDRSRPVPTVNLSAPSTAELDVAAQSRVVFGHQSVGDNILGGVGALYAAAGVSEPEVVDTREPVPGADGYIAHTHVGANGDPLSKLADFAEVAGGPLGTQADVLLLKLCYADITASSDVEAVFDAYVAAMTAIQAAHPDATVLYTTVPVTADRSLKAKVKALLGRDDQMGPADNLARQRYNELIRERYQATGRLFDVAAAESTLASDPALRGEGAEQYAVLNPALMSDAGHLNAHGAQVVAADLMRLIAAHTPTR, from the coding sequence ATGACCGACACCCGCATCCCCACGGCGGCGCCCGCCCCTCCCCCCACCGGGCGCCCGCACCGCCGCTCGCGCCGTCCGCGCCGTCTCGTGCTGGCGGCGCTGGCCGTCGCCGCCCTCGCCGCGGCGACGGCCGCCCTCGTCGACAGGAGCCGACCCGTGCCCACCGTCAACCTGTCCGCACCCAGCACGGCCGAGCTCGACGTGGCCGCCCAAAGCCGTGTGGTCTTCGGGCATCAGTCCGTGGGCGACAACATCCTGGGCGGCGTCGGGGCGCTGTACGCCGCCGCAGGCGTCTCCGAGCCCGAGGTCGTCGACACGCGCGAGCCCGTGCCCGGCGCCGACGGCTATATCGCCCACACGCACGTCGGGGCCAACGGCGACCCGCTGAGCAAGCTCGCCGACTTCGCCGAGGTCGCAGGCGGCCCGCTCGGCACGCAGGCCGACGTCCTCCTCCTCAAGCTCTGCTACGCCGACATCACCGCGTCGAGCGACGTCGAGGCGGTCTTCGACGCGTACGTCGCGGCCATGACCGCGATCCAGGCGGCGCACCCGGACGCCACGGTGCTCTACACGACCGTCCCGGTGACCGCTGACCGCAGCCTCAAGGCCAAGGTCAAGGCGCTCCTCGGCCGCGACGACCAGATGGGTCCGGCCGACAACCTCGCGCGCCAGCGGTACAACGAGCTGATCCGTGAGCGATACCAGGCCACGGGCCGCCTCTTCGACGTCGCCGCAGCCGAGTCGACCCTCGCCTCGGACCCCGCGTTGCGCGGTGAGGGCGCCGAGCAGTACGCCGTCCTCAACCCGGCCCTCATGTCCGACGCCGGGCACCTCAACGCGCACGGCGCCCAGGTCGTCGCCGCCGACCTCATGCGCCTGATCGCCGCCCACACGCCCACCCGCTGA
- a CDS encoding holo-ACP synthase, producing the protein MLHGAGIDVADVARIARLVERRGPAFTTRWFAAAEIAQCERAAVTTAAFAGVYAAKEAVWKALAIRAWPGPVPWRWICVTESAPGRWSVRLGGPVADAAQAAGVGEVRVHIAQGGAVATAVALATRAVSGAPPA; encoded by the coding sequence ATGCTGCACGGAGCCGGGATCGACGTCGCCGACGTCGCGCGGATCGCGCGGCTCGTCGAGCGGCGCGGACCGGCGTTCACCACCCGCTGGTTCGCCGCGGCGGAGATCGCGCAGTGCGAGCGGGCGGCCGTCACGACGGCGGCGTTCGCCGGGGTCTACGCCGCCAAGGAGGCCGTGTGGAAGGCGTTGGCGATCCGCGCCTGGCCGGGCCCGGTGCCCTGGCGTTGGATCTGCGTCACCGAGTCGGCACCGGGCCGCTGGTCCGTGCGGCTGGGCGGGCCGGTCGCCGACGCGGCCCAGGCCGCGGGGGTGGGCGAGGTGCGGGTCCACATCGCCCAGGGCGGCGCGGTGGCGACGGCCGTCGCCCTCGCCACACGCGCGGTCAGTGGCGCCCCACCTGCGTGA
- the nadE gene encoding NAD(+) synthase: MEFGPNALALDNEAAVAHISASIRQYVSRSRRKGAVVAVSGGIDSSLVAALAVRALGADRVFGLHLPESESSDESLAYSTKLTDALGVDSVVENIAPILEAAGCYQRRDEAIRRVIPQYGPGWLSKIVLPSVVDSDSFRLYSIVAQAPDGAQITRRLTTEAYLSVVAATNFKQRTRKMLEYYHADRLNYVVTGTPNRLEYDQGFFVKLGDGAADVKPIAHLYKSQVYALAAHLGVPEEIQRRPSTTDTYSLAQSQEEFYFSLPYQRMDLCLYGLNNEVPIEAVAEATGLSVEQVRRVYRDIEQKRRTTAYLHEPPVLAEAVTQVGRH, encoded by the coding sequence ATGGAGTTCGGGCCCAACGCCCTCGCCCTCGACAACGAGGCCGCGGTGGCGCACATCTCCGCCTCGATCCGGCAGTACGTCAGCCGATCGCGGCGCAAGGGCGCCGTCGTCGCCGTGTCCGGCGGGATCGACTCGTCTCTCGTCGCCGCGCTGGCCGTGCGCGCCCTGGGCGCCGACCGCGTGTTCGGGCTGCACCTGCCCGAGTCGGAGTCCTCGGACGAGTCGCTCGCGTACTCGACCAAGCTCACGGACGCGCTCGGCGTCGACTCCGTCGTGGAGAACATCGCCCCGATCCTCGAGGCCGCGGGGTGCTACCAGCGACGCGACGAGGCCATCCGCCGGGTGATTCCGCAGTACGGGCCCGGATGGCTGTCGAAGATCGTGCTGCCGAGCGTCGTCGACTCCGACTCCTTCCGGCTGTACTCCATCGTCGCGCAGGCGCCCGACGGCGCCCAGATCACGCGGCGCTTGACCACCGAGGCCTACCTGAGCGTCGTCGCAGCCACGAACTTCAAGCAGCGCACCCGCAAGATGCTCGAGTACTACCACGCTGACCGGCTCAACTACGTCGTGACCGGGACGCCCAACCGGTTGGAGTACGACCAGGGGTTCTTCGTGAAGCTCGGCGACGGCGCCGCCGACGTCAAGCCGATCGCCCACCTGTACAAGTCGCAGGTGTACGCCCTCGCCGCGCACCTCGGGGTTCCCGAGGAGATCCAGCGCCGCCCCTCCACGACCGACACGTACTCGCTCGCGCAGTCGCAGGAGGAGTTCTACTTCTCGCTGCCATACCAGCGCATGGACCTGTGCCTCTACGGCCTGAACAACGAGGTGCCCATCGAGGCGGTGGCCGAGGCGACGGGCCTGAGTGTCGAGCAGGTGCGGCGGGTCTACCGCGACATCGAGCAGAAGCGGCGCACGACGGCGTACCTGCATGAGCCGCCCGTGCTGGCCGAGGCGGTCACGCAGGTGGGGCGCCACTGA
- the asnB gene encoding asparagine synthase (glutamine-hydrolyzing), with amino-acid sequence MCGICGVRSPSAAPDAALVQRMMAALHHRGPDACGWFRDDQVALGHTRLAIVDVEGGAQPMSDEDEQVWVTFNGEIFNHVELAAQLRDRGRRLRTRSDTEVIVQAWKEWGTECFERFNGQWALAIWDRRTGELVLSRDRFGVRPLFYASVGERLLFASEVKAIFADPQVRRAFDPTGLDQAMTLWSPVAPRTVFDGVRQVPPGTYLVVRGGAAHEHRYWEPTFPEHGQASRQDVRAHAQELRERIVRATRLRFERSDVPVGAYLSGGLDSAVTAAAITAYTDAELHTFSLRFADVEFDEGRYQRMMSDRLATTHREVVVTEREIADVFPDVVWHAENVLLRTAPAPMLLLSRLVRESGYKVVVTGEGSDEVLAGYDIFREARLREQWARDPDAVDRVRAVEQLYPWMRRSPALAPAFAARFFGKDLDVNDLAMSHRPRWGATSALTSMLTAEARFGVDGAADAAVLARMPAQAAGWDPLSRAQWLEMATLLPGYILASQGDRMLMANSVEGRFPFLDADVAAFAGALPADQLIRGMDEKHLLKRAFADLVPPQIIARPKQPYRAPDAASFFSHGAPPWLEEALSPEAVKAAGVFQPVVVERLLAKCRKTLGRGMSNTDNMRLVAVVSVQLLHQLFIDGGRHLPAAPASPMAVFDRMTPTKEP; translated from the coding sequence ATGTGCGGGATCTGCGGGGTCCGCTCGCCGTCGGCGGCGCCTGACGCCGCGCTCGTCCAGCGGATGATGGCGGCGCTGCACCACCGGGGTCCCGACGCGTGCGGGTGGTTCCGTGACGACCAGGTCGCACTCGGGCACACCCGCCTGGCGATCGTCGACGTCGAGGGCGGAGCGCAGCCCATGAGCGACGAGGACGAACAGGTGTGGGTCACGTTCAACGGCGAGATCTTCAACCACGTCGAGCTCGCCGCACAGTTGCGCGATCGTGGGCGCCGCCTGCGCACCCGGTCGGACACCGAGGTGATCGTCCAGGCCTGGAAGGAGTGGGGCACAGAGTGCTTCGAGCGGTTCAACGGGCAGTGGGCGCTGGCGATCTGGGACCGCCGGACCGGTGAGCTGGTGCTGTCGCGGGACCGCTTCGGGGTGCGTCCGCTGTTCTACGCCTCGGTCGGCGAACGGCTGCTGTTCGCCTCCGAGGTCAAGGCGATATTCGCCGACCCCCAGGTGCGGCGCGCGTTCGACCCCACGGGGCTCGACCAGGCGATGACGCTGTGGTCACCCGTCGCTCCCCGCACGGTGTTCGACGGCGTGCGCCAGGTTCCGCCCGGGACCTACCTGGTCGTGCGCGGCGGCGCCGCGCACGAGCACCGCTACTGGGAGCCGACCTTCCCCGAGCACGGCCAGGCGTCGCGCCAGGACGTGCGCGCCCACGCGCAGGAGCTGCGTGAGCGGATCGTGCGGGCGACCCGGCTGCGGTTCGAGCGCAGCGACGTCCCCGTCGGCGCGTACCTGTCAGGCGGGCTCGACTCGGCGGTCACGGCGGCGGCCATCACCGCGTACACCGACGCGGAGCTGCACACCTTCTCGCTGCGCTTCGCCGACGTCGAGTTCGACGAGGGCCGATACCAGCGCATGATGAGCGACCGCCTGGCCACGACGCACCGTGAGGTCGTCGTGACCGAGCGAGAGATCGCGGACGTCTTCCCCGACGTCGTCTGGCACGCCGAGAACGTCCTGCTGCGCACCGCCCCCGCGCCGATGCTCCTGCTGTCACGGCTCGTGCGGGAGTCCGGGTACAAGGTCGTGGTCACCGGCGAGGGCTCGGACGAGGTGCTGGCGGGGTACGACATCTTCCGTGAGGCGAGGCTGCGTGAGCAGTGGGCGCGCGACCCCGACGCCGTCGACCGCGTGCGCGCGGTCGAGCAGCTGTATCCGTGGATGAGGCGCTCACCCGCGCTCGCGCCCGCCTTCGCGGCGAGGTTCTTCGGGAAGGACCTCGACGTCAACGACCTCGCCATGTCGCACCGCCCGCGCTGGGGCGCCACGTCGGCGCTCACGTCGATGCTCACCGCGGAGGCCCGGTTCGGCGTCGACGGCGCGGCGGACGCGGCGGTGCTGGCGCGCATGCCGGCCCAGGCGGCGGGCTGGGACCCGCTGTCCCGCGCCCAGTGGCTGGAGATGGCGACCTTGCTGCCCGGCTACATCCTGGCCTCGCAGGGCGACCGGATGCTCATGGCCAACTCCGTCGAGGGGCGGTTCCCCTTCCTCGACGCCGACGTCGCCGCGTTCGCCGGCGCCCTGCCTGCCGACCAGCTCATTCGGGGGATGGACGAGAAGCACCTGCTCAAGCGGGCGTTCGCGGACCTCGTGCCGCCACAGATCATCGCCCGTCCGAAGCAGCCCTACCGGGCCCCCGACGCGGCGAGCTTCTTCTCCCACGGCGCCCCGCCGTGGCTGGAGGAGGCGCTGTCGCCTGAGGCGGTCAAGGCCGCGGGCGTCTTCCAGCCGGTCGTCGTCGAGCGACTGCTCGCCAAGTGCCGCAAGACCCTCGGGCGAGGGATGAGCAACACCGACAACATGCGGCTCGTGGCGGTCGTCTCCGTCCAGCTGCTCCACCAGCTCTTCATCGACGGCGGGCGGCATCTGCCCGCCGCGCCTGCCTCACCCATGGCGGTGTTCGACCGCATGACCCCCACCAAGGAGCCGTGA
- a CDS encoding acyl carrier protein — MTDVRDRIDKFVLNELVLGDAARMPAPSDSLIETGVIDSTGILELIEFLESEFGVHVDDDETIPENLDGVDRLTAFVTRKLAA, encoded by the coding sequence ATGACTGACGTGCGAGACCGGATCGACAAGTTTGTGCTCAATGAGCTCGTGCTCGGCGATGCCGCGCGCATGCCTGCGCCATCCGACTCTCTCATCGAGACGGGTGTCATCGACTCGACGGGAATTCTCGAGCTCATTGAGTTCCTGGAGTCGGAGTTCGGCGTTCACGTCGACGACGACGAGACGATCCCCGAGAACCTCGACGGCGTCGACCGGCTCACGGCGTTCGTGACGCGGAAGCTCGCCGCATGA
- a CDS encoding serine O-acetyltransferase, protein MTCGPAGPSRDFRADLAKHYATKGGSPRPPRAVRLRLLLTDSELHCVACYRLGQYAAQLRVRRPVLGAALLVLQRLWNHRNTHRHHTELSHRAQIGPGLLLMHRNGVMIGTCTLGSNCVLHHNVTIGQRVAAGDPSAPHIGNDVWIGPGATITGGITIGDGATISAGSVVSRDVPPAALVAGNPGRVIAKGYDNRPLLGFSAVGDSLS, encoded by the coding sequence ATGACCTGCGGCCCAGCGGGGCCGTCGCGTGACTTTCGCGCCGACCTGGCCAAGCACTACGCGACGAAGGGTGGCTCGCCGCGGCCACCGCGCGCGGTGCGACTACGCCTGCTCCTGACGGACTCCGAACTGCACTGCGTCGCGTGCTATCGGCTCGGCCAATATGCGGCGCAATTGCGCGTGCGACGGCCTGTGCTCGGCGCCGCGCTTCTCGTGCTGCAAAGGCTGTGGAACCACCGCAACACCCACCGCCACCACACCGAGTTGAGCCACCGCGCGCAGATCGGCCCCGGTCTGCTGCTCATGCACCGCAACGGCGTGATGATCGGGACCTGCACCCTCGGCAGCAACTGCGTCCTGCACCATAACGTCACCATCGGCCAGCGCGTCGCCGCCGGGGACCCCTCGGCGCCCCACATCGGCAACGACGTCTGGATCGGCCCCGGAGCCACCATCACCGGAGGGATCACAATCGGGGACGGGGCGACGATCTCGGCGGGCAGCGTCGTCTCGCGGGACGTGCCCCCTGCCGCGCTGGTGGCGGGCAATCCGGGTCGCGTCATCGCGAAGGGCTACGACAACCGCCCGCTGCTCGGGTTCTCGGCGGTGGGCGACTCCCTGTCCTGA
- a CDS encoding WecB/TagA/CpsF family glycosyltransferase — MTLSNPVLASAAPPLPRRIRLGGVPVDLHHQDDALSLIRGHTVAEAGRPLGVVSVNLDHLHHFGQGGALNGAFGIREGSRAEVAWLHLIDGAPVAAEARRLTARTWPRLAGSDLIHPLLRNAEADGVSVGFLGGSPQTHRDLPAALAAQHPRLRLAGLWSPSREDLLDDDKSRDLAESIAAAGVDILVVCLGKPRQELWIDRYGAASKARVLLAFGAVADFLAGRVNRCPQWVASHGLEWAWRLAIEPKRLAKRYLVQGPGAYRMLHDERGRDITAPSRVIQAH, encoded by the coding sequence ATGACGCTGAGCAACCCAGTCCTCGCGAGCGCGGCGCCGCCGCTGCCGCGCCGCATCCGACTCGGCGGCGTCCCGGTCGACCTCCACCACCAGGACGACGCGCTCTCCCTCATCCGCGGGCACACGGTCGCCGAGGCCGGCCGCCCGCTGGGCGTCGTCTCGGTCAACCTCGATCACCTGCACCACTTCGGTCAGGGAGGCGCCCTCAACGGCGCCTTCGGCATCCGCGAGGGCAGCCGGGCCGAGGTCGCGTGGCTGCACCTGATCGACGGGGCGCCCGTCGCCGCCGAGGCGCGGCGGCTGACCGCACGGACCTGGCCCCGGTTGGCGGGCTCCGACCTGATCCACCCGCTGCTGCGCAACGCCGAGGCTGACGGGGTCAGTGTCGGCTTCCTGGGCGGCAGCCCGCAGACGCACCGAGACCTTCCCGCGGCCCTCGCCGCGCAGCACCCCCGCCTGCGTCTGGCCGGGCTCTGGAGCCCCTCGCGCGAGGACCTGCTCGACGACGACAAGTCCCGCGACCTCGCCGAGTCGATCGCGGCCGCGGGCGTGGACATCCTGGTCGTCTGCCTCGGCAAGCCACGCCAAGAGCTGTGGATCGACCGCTACGGCGCGGCGAGCAAGGCGCGCGTCCTGCTCGCCTTCGGCGCCGTGGCCGACTTCCTGGCCGGTCGGGTCAACCGCTGCCCGCAGTGGGTGGCGTCGCACGGCCTCGAATGGGCCTGGCGGCTGGCCATCGAGCCCAAGCGCCTCGCCAAGCGGTACCTCGTGCAGGGCCCCGGCGCGTACCGGATGCTGCACGACGAGCGCGGCCGCGACATCACCGCGCCGTCCCGGGTCATCCAGGCCCACTGA
- a CDS encoding glycosyltransferase, translating into MSKRVSVVIPAHDEAAVIGQFLRALVASDIQERLEIVVVANGCADDTARVAAAASPRVTVVDIATPSKVAALNAGDAAATAFPRAYLDADIAITAEAICAVADRLGEEGVPYAGAPRLDIDTAGASLPVRLYYRVWALSDYRRREMIGSGLYIVSAAGRARWGLFPNLIADDLYAQRVFDPDERIVAEDHVFTMRAPLTFRSFLRRQTRIVAGNREFSDRFPELDREGGARSTWALVGRVAVRPALWGAAFVYLAANVIPRYRAARLRARGVSQSWNRDQTSRDAVARR; encoded by the coding sequence ATGTCAAAGCGAGTGAGCGTGGTGATCCCCGCGCATGACGAGGCCGCTGTGATCGGCCAGTTTCTCCGCGCGCTCGTGGCGTCGGACATCCAGGAGCGGTTGGAGATCGTCGTCGTGGCCAACGGCTGCGCGGACGACACCGCGCGCGTGGCCGCCGCGGCGTCGCCGCGCGTCACGGTCGTCGACATCGCCACCCCCTCTAAGGTCGCCGCGCTCAATGCGGGCGACGCAGCGGCCACCGCGTTCCCACGCGCGTACCTCGACGCCGACATCGCGATCACCGCGGAGGCCATCTGCGCGGTCGCCGACCGGCTCGGGGAGGAGGGCGTTCCCTACGCCGGAGCCCCGAGGCTCGACATCGACACCGCCGGGGCGAGCCTGCCCGTGCGCCTGTACTACCGGGTGTGGGCTCTGAGCGACTACCGCCGCCGCGAGATGATCGGCTCGGGGCTCTACATCGTCTCCGCTGCGGGACGCGCCCGGTGGGGTCTGTTCCCCAACCTCATCGCGGACGACCTGTACGCGCAGCGTGTGTTCGACCCGGACGAGCGGATCGTCGCCGAGGACCACGTCTTCACCATGCGCGCGCCGCTGACCTTCCGCTCGTTCCTGCGCCGCCAGACGCGGATCGTGGCCGGCAACCGCGAGTTCTCCGACCGCTTCCCCGAGCTGGACCGCGAGGGCGGTGCGCGCAGCACCTGGGCGCTGGTCGGCCGAGTCGCGGTCAGGCCGGCGTTGTGGGGGGCCGCGTTCGTCTACCTCGCGGCCAACGTCATTCCGCGCTACCGGGCCGCGCGTCTGCGCGCCCGAGGCGTGTCGCAGTCGTGGAACCGGGACCAGACCAGCCGCGACGCGGTCGCCCGGCGATGA
- a CDS encoding glycosyltransferase has protein sequence MSQSLGHVIVTRFNLPSPGAESFIRAKEGWLRNRVELFETYCLPSMRAQTDRDFTWIVYIDPASPPWFMEWVERTAPGAFTALRREAVGPAEMVADIAAVLGSPPDHLLTTNLDNDDAVAVDFVARLRAAGASQTGRAALYLENGLILQGAQLFARRDRSNAFCSVVEPWQGAMTCWADWHNRLDVHMPAVRVSGAPGWLQVVHRTNVSNRVRGRLVSPRPYGRLFVVAIDDLPEPTTGDRLTDRLIRAPRRVLRDASRRVVKLLVLWIGGPDSVIRLTDARATVTQAVRRRLSVFAPVERRLPRADR, from the coding sequence GTGAGCCAGTCACTCGGCCACGTCATTGTCACACGGTTTAACCTGCCGTCCCCGGGAGCTGAGTCATTCATCCGGGCGAAAGAGGGATGGCTGCGCAATCGCGTCGAACTCTTCGAGACCTATTGCCTGCCCAGCATGAGGGCGCAGACAGACCGTGACTTCACCTGGATCGTCTACATCGACCCCGCCAGCCCGCCGTGGTTCATGGAGTGGGTCGAGCGCACCGCGCCGGGGGCGTTCACCGCGCTGCGCCGCGAGGCCGTCGGACCGGCCGAGATGGTCGCGGACATCGCCGCGGTGCTGGGCTCGCCCCCAGACCACCTGCTGACCACGAACCTCGACAACGACGACGCCGTCGCCGTCGACTTCGTCGCACGGCTGCGCGCCGCCGGCGCGTCCCAGACCGGGCGCGCCGCGCTCTACCTCGAGAACGGCCTGATCCTCCAGGGCGCCCAACTGTTCGCCCGGCGCGACCGCTCCAACGCGTTCTGCTCGGTCGTCGAGCCCTGGCAGGGCGCGATGACCTGCTGGGCCGACTGGCACAACCGGCTGGATGTGCACATGCCCGCCGTCCGCGTCAGCGGGGCGCCGGGTTGGCTTCAGGTGGTGCACAGGACCAACGTGAGCAACCGGGTGCGTGGCCGCCTGGTCAGCCCGCGACCGTATGGCCGGCTGTTCGTCGTCGCGATCGACGACCTTCCCGAGCCCACCACGGGCGACCGGCTGACGGATCGGCTGATCCGCGCGCCCCGTCGAGTGCTGCGCGACGCCTCCCGCCGCGTGGTCAAGCTCCTCGTGCTGTGGATCGGCGGCCCCGACTCGGTGATCCGGCTGACAGACGCCCGCGCGACCGTCACTCAGGCGGTGCGCAGACGCCTGTCCGTCTTCGCCCCTGTGGAAAGGAGGCTCCCCCGTGCAGATCGCTGA
- a CDS encoding O-antigen ligase family protein — MTSATPTLVGAVQPQRRRGFDAVSMLTIYMVVLYGIPSGTAIAALGSLGRVCHFVGIACLLWWFAELIRRQASPFRQVQPIRIALAVFAVAAVVSYIGGAARGLPIAERSPSETSLIRLASLIGPALLAIDGIHTRERLIVLIKRVVIAGAAMATLGIAQFVTGRQLLGGLTLPGFTSLALGVSERGGFARAAGTAMQALEYSTVLAAALPLAVNASIFLYRPGTLRRWYPALVLALASLLSVSRSALICSAVGVLILLPTWPRRVRARAVWVGVVMLGAVYVAVPGMIGTIRGLFTTSDGSADSRTGAWDAAFDIAKNHLVFGRGFGSFQPLYQIFDDEYLTLLVEVGIVGTVAFLGMIVTAMVVARRCAARAGDDVVLATQSQAMLASMAAMGLIMAFFDGLAFPIAAGTLFLVIGCVGAAWNLTGQSGQRPAPALGDAGA; from the coding sequence ATGACCTCCGCCACCCCGACGCTCGTCGGCGCGGTCCAGCCCCAGCGGCGGCGCGGCTTTGACGCCGTGAGCATGCTGACCATCTACATGGTGGTGCTCTACGGCATCCCGTCTGGCACGGCGATCGCGGCGCTCGGCTCGCTGGGGCGGGTGTGCCACTTCGTCGGCATCGCCTGCCTGCTGTGGTGGTTCGCCGAGCTCATCCGCCGTCAGGCCTCGCCCTTCCGCCAAGTCCAGCCGATCCGGATCGCGCTGGCGGTCTTCGCGGTCGCAGCCGTCGTCAGCTACATCGGCGGCGCCGCGCGCGGACTGCCCATCGCGGAGCGCAGCCCCAGCGAGACCTCGCTCATCCGCCTGGCCAGCCTGATCGGGCCGGCCCTGCTGGCGATCGACGGCATCCACACCCGCGAGCGCCTCATCGTGCTGATCAAGCGGGTCGTGATCGCGGGCGCGGCGATGGCGACGCTGGGCATCGCCCAGTTCGTCACGGGTCGGCAGCTGCTGGGCGGGCTCACGCTGCCCGGGTTCACGTCGCTCGCCCTCGGGGTGTCCGAGCGCGGTGGGTTCGCGCGCGCGGCGGGGACTGCGATGCAGGCCCTGGAGTACTCGACCGTCCTGGCGGCGGCGCTCCCGCTGGCCGTCAACGCCAGCATCTTCCTCTACCGCCCAGGGACGCTGCGACGCTGGTATCCGGCGTTGGTGCTCGCCCTCGCGTCGTTGCTCTCGGTGTCACGGTCGGCGCTCATCTGCTCGGCGGTCGGCGTGCTGATCCTCCTGCCGACGTGGCCGCGGCGGGTCCGCGCCCGCGCCGTGTGGGTGGGGGTCGTCATGCTGGGCGCCGTCTATGTGGCGGTGCCCGGGATGATCGGCACGATCCGCGGCCTGTTCACCACGTCTGACGGGAGCGCCGACTCCCGCACCGGGGCGTGGGACGCGGCGTTCGACATCGCGAAGAACCACCTGGTCTTCGGCCGCGGCTTCGGCTCCTTCCAGCCCCTCTACCAGATCTTCGACGACGAGTACCTGACCCTGCTCGTCGAGGTCGGGATCGTCGGCACGGTCGCGTTCCTCGGCATGATCGTCACGGCGATGGTCGTGGCGCGCCGCTGCGCCGCGCGGGCGGGCGACGACGTCGTCCTGGCCACGCAGTCGCAGGCGATGCTCGCCTCGATGGCGGCGATGGGCCTGATCATGGCGTTCTTCGACGGGCTGGCGTTCCCGATCGCGGCGGGCACGCTGTTCCTGGTCATCGGGTGTGTGGGCGCGGCGTGGAACCTCACCGGGCAGAGCGGGCAGCGCCCCGCCCCCGCGCTCGGCGACGCCGGCGCGTGA
- a CDS encoding glycosyltransferase family 4 protein, translating into MGTGQDRPAGGLRVLVIPSTVFFPPYPEELPRYRDAGVEPRAWINEVSADLTFLDQRLATNPPRWLRALYRPLPMWAVQVAEAYRVGHRYDVVFCWSVADVALVLAAALKLTFRRLPVVALFTRVSEAKKAALLRRVHTHLTSIILPPVTQREFAVERLGVPAEKLVDLPWTVDTEFWSDRDDLPHEPATVCAAGGEMRDYATLVRAMDGLDIPCHIAGSLDTSSREWWRDDVSGQRDALPPNVTLGPMDKVSLRALYARARVVVVPLRHTDSDNGITCMDEAWSMGKPVVVSQVAGQRDAFVGGTHGQWTPVGDVQALREAIVALWNDPARAEAMGAAGRALVTESFDHRVFADGVTAVLSDAARLTRRRRRARGRGAARSAR; encoded by the coding sequence ATGGGCACTGGGCAAGACCGGCCTGCGGGGGGCCTGCGCGTGTTGGTCATCCCCTCGACAGTGTTCTTTCCGCCATACCCGGAGGAGTTGCCGCGCTACCGCGACGCCGGCGTCGAGCCGAGGGCGTGGATCAACGAGGTCTCGGCCGACCTCACCTTCCTCGACCAGCGGCTGGCGACCAACCCGCCGCGCTGGCTGCGCGCGCTCTACCGGCCGCTGCCGATGTGGGCGGTCCAGGTCGCCGAGGCCTACCGCGTGGGGCACCGGTATGACGTGGTGTTCTGCTGGTCGGTGGCCGACGTGGCGCTCGTGCTCGCCGCGGCCCTCAAGCTCACCTTCCGCAGGCTGCCCGTCGTCGCCCTGTTCACCCGGGTCTCGGAGGCCAAGAAGGCAGCGCTGCTGCGGCGGGTGCACACGCACCTGACCTCGATCATCCTGCCGCCCGTCACGCAGCGCGAGTTCGCCGTCGAACGGCTCGGCGTACCCGCCGAGAAGCTGGTCGACCTGCCCTGGACCGTCGACACCGAGTTCTGGAGCGATCGCGACGATCTGCCGCATGAGCCGGCGACGGTCTGCGCCGCGGGCGGAGAGATGCGTGACTACGCGACCTTGGTGCGCGCCATGGACGGTCTCGACATCCCGTGCCACATCGCCGGCAGCCTCGACACGTCCAGCCGCGAGTGGTGGCGTGACGACGTCAGCGGCCAGCGCGACGCGCTGCCGCCGAACGTCACCCTCGGACCGATGGACAAGGTGAGCCTGCGCGCGCTGTACGCCCGCGCCCGCGTCGTCGTGGTGCCCCTGCGGCACACCGACAGCGACAACGGGATCACGTGCATGGACGAGGCGTGGTCGATGGGCAAGCCCGTCGTCGTCTCCCAGGTGGCGGGCCAACGCGACGCGTTCGTGGGCGGCACGCACGGGCAGTGGACGCCCGTCGGTGACGTCCAGGCGCTGCGGGAGGCCATCGTCGCGCTGTGGAACGACCCGGCGCGGGCCGAGGCCATGGGGGCCGCGGGTCGCGCCCTGGTGACCGAGTCCTTCGACCACCGGGTCTTCGCCGACGGCGTCACCGCCGTGCTGAGCGACGCGGCCCGGCTCACGCGCCGGCGTCGCCGAGCGCGGGGGCGGGGCGCTGCCCGCTCTGCCCGGTGA